Proteins co-encoded in one Polynucleobacter sp. MG-6-Vaara-E2 genomic window:
- the uppS gene encoding polyprenyl diphosphate synthase yields MTQHLSSTQTIPEVSAIPRHVAIIMDGNGRWASKRMMPRVAGHSEGLGAVRKIVQECRRIGVEYLTVFAFSSENWRRPPEEVGFLMKLFLKSLKGEVSRLAENDICLRLIGDLSRFDNAIQEMVQFSEEKTASCKALTFTIAANYGGRWDILQAMQRCLVANPNLKPADISEDLLQPHLSMAYAPEPDLFIRTGGEQRISNFLLWQLAYTELYFTDVLWPDFDEVELHKAFDWFSQRERRFGRTSAQLASQVISDAV; encoded by the coding sequence ATGACCCAACACCTTAGTTCAACACAGACAATTCCAGAGGTAAGTGCTATTCCTCGCCATGTGGCGATCATCATGGATGGCAACGGGCGTTGGGCTAGTAAGCGGATGATGCCTCGGGTGGCTGGTCACTCTGAGGGCTTGGGTGCAGTCCGCAAGATCGTGCAAGAGTGCCGCCGCATTGGCGTTGAATACCTGACGGTGTTTGCTTTTAGCTCTGAAAACTGGCGTCGCCCGCCTGAAGAGGTTGGCTTCCTCATGAAGCTGTTTCTCAAATCTCTCAAGGGTGAAGTATCGCGCCTTGCTGAAAATGATATTTGTTTGCGTTTGATCGGTGATTTGAGTCGTTTTGATAATGCTATACAGGAAATGGTCCAGTTTTCAGAAGAAAAGACTGCTAGCTGTAAGGCTTTGACTTTTACGATTGCCGCAAACTACGGTGGTCGCTGGGATATTCTGCAGGCTATGCAACGTTGCTTAGTTGCTAATCCAAATTTAAAACCTGCAGATATAAGCGAAGACTTATTGCAGCCACATCTTTCAATGGCTTATGCCCCAGAGCCGGATCTATTTATCCGAACTGGTGGCGAGCAAAGAATTAGTAACTTCTTGCTATGGCAATTAGCCTATACAGAGTTGTACTTTACGGATGTCTTGTGGCCAGACTTTGATGAGGTTGAGTTGCACAAAGCCTTTGATTGGTTTAGTCAGCGCGAGCGGCGCTTTGGGCGCACCAGTGCTCAGCTTGCATCGCAAGTGATAAGTGATGCAGTTTAA
- a CDS encoding phosphatidate cytidylyltransferase, producing the protein MLKTRVITALVLLAVLLPILFLLPAIYIGIFFLVALLAGAWEWSRLLAPDAKRSAYLYALFSLAIILFLLGMQNVSWQFSLLLMAVFFWFFIAPFILAKGMNLSLQKLRPFYVLLGFILLPATWFALVFLRELGLVFLLSSMALVWVADIGAYFVGKAFGKRKLAVQISPGKSVEGAVGGFVLCYVYALACVFFLPFESTLFGAWAIRFGWIPMFLMVTVLTVFSIFGDLFESQLKRLAGVKDSSHLLPGHGGVLDRVDALIPTMPIAALLAGLV; encoded by the coding sequence ATGTTAAAAACCCGAGTCATTACTGCCCTTGTTTTGTTGGCAGTGCTCTTGCCGATCTTATTTTTGTTGCCGGCAATATATATCGGCATATTCTTTTTGGTTGCTTTGCTAGCTGGTGCTTGGGAGTGGAGTCGACTTTTGGCTCCTGATGCAAAGCGGTCTGCATACCTTTATGCACTCTTTAGTTTGGCGATCATTTTATTTTTGCTGGGTATGCAAAACGTTAGCTGGCAATTTTCTTTATTGCTAATGGCAGTGTTTTTTTGGTTTTTTATTGCCCCATTTATTCTGGCTAAAGGCATGAATCTATCTTTGCAAAAATTGCGCCCCTTTTATGTTTTACTCGGATTCATCCTGTTGCCTGCAACCTGGTTTGCACTGGTTTTCTTGCGCGAGTTAGGGTTGGTGTTCTTATTAAGCTCTATGGCTTTAGTCTGGGTAGCAGATATTGGCGCTTATTTTGTCGGCAAAGCATTTGGTAAGCGTAAGCTCGCCGTACAAATTAGTCCAGGCAAATCGGTTGAGGGTGCAGTAGGCGGCTTTGTACTTTGTTATGTGTACGCTTTAGCATGCGTCTTTTTCTTGCCGTTCGAATCTACCCTGTTTGGTGCTTGGGCGATTCGTTTTGGTTGGATTCCCATGTTTTTGATGGTGACGGTCTTAACAGTCTTCAGTATTTTTGGGGATCTTTTTGAGTCCCAGTTAAAACGCTTAGCTGGCGTCAAAGATAGTAGTCATTTGTTGCCAGGGCATGGTGGTGTGTTAGATCGCGTAGATGCGCTAATTCCGACGATGCCCATTGCAGCTTTGCTTGCAGGATTGGTCTAG
- the ispC gene encoding 1-deoxy-D-xylulose-5-phosphate reductoisomerase, producing MVRHVAILGSTGSIGVNTLDVIRSNADRFQVVALTAGRQIERLADQCIEFKPAIAVVSESSDAAHLQKLLLEKNIKTQVLYGAQALVTAVIESGCDTVMAAIVGAAGLVPALAAASAGKRVLLANKEALVMSGNLFMQAMKNGGGELLPIDSEHNAIFQCLPNEFAKSPHVSLGVEELWLTASGGPFRNTPLQQLTNITPEQACAHPNWVMGRKISVDSATMMNKGLEVIEAFWLFGLPLEKIKVLIHPQSVVHSMVRYRDGSVLAQLGQPDMRTPIAYGLAWPERIDAGVVPLNLTQLADLNFSEPDLARFPCLALAFAAAKAGGTAPAVLNAANEVAVAAFLDDGLPYLQIPLVVEKTLNAVSPVNADSLETVLNADTRARKIAHEFICSP from the coding sequence GTGGTACGGCATGTTGCGATCCTGGGCTCAACGGGCTCAATTGGTGTTAATACGTTAGATGTCATTCGGTCGAATGCTGATCGCTTTCAGGTCGTGGCTCTGACTGCGGGTAGACAAATAGAGAGACTGGCTGATCAGTGTATTGAGTTTAAGCCTGCGATTGCGGTTGTCTCTGAGTCGAGTGATGCAGCACACCTGCAAAAACTATTGCTCGAAAAGAATATCAAAACTCAAGTGTTGTATGGCGCGCAAGCTCTAGTAACCGCCGTCATAGAATCGGGATGCGATACGGTCATGGCTGCTATTGTCGGTGCTGCTGGTTTGGTGCCTGCCTTAGCCGCTGCAAGTGCTGGGAAAAGGGTATTGCTAGCCAATAAAGAGGCCCTAGTGATGTCCGGTAATTTATTTATGCAGGCTATGAAAAATGGTGGTGGTGAGTTGCTACCAATTGATAGTGAGCACAATGCTATTTTCCAGTGCCTGCCAAATGAGTTTGCTAAGTCACCCCATGTAAGTCTTGGTGTTGAGGAGTTATGGTTGACTGCCTCTGGCGGACCATTTAGAAATACACCTCTCCAGCAATTAACCAACATTACTCCCGAACAAGCATGCGCTCATCCGAACTGGGTGATGGGTAGAAAAATTTCAGTGGATTCGGCGACGATGATGAACAAGGGGCTTGAAGTGATTGAAGCCTTTTGGTTGTTCGGTTTGCCACTTGAAAAAATTAAAGTATTAATTCATCCGCAAAGCGTAGTGCATTCAATGGTGCGCTATCGTGACGGTTCCGTACTGGCGCAATTGGGTCAACCTGATATGCGAACTCCGATTGCCTATGGATTGGCATGGCCAGAACGAATTGATGCGGGGGTAGTGCCTTTGAATTTGACCCAATTGGCTGATCTGAATTTTTCTGAACCTGACTTAGCTCGTTTTCCATGTCTTGCCTTGGCTTTTGCGGCCGCAAAAGCAGGCGGCACAGCTCCTGCAGTATTAAATGCCGCCAATGAAGTGGCAGTGGCAGCATTTTTAGATGATGGCCTTCCATACTTGCAGATTCCCCTGGTTGTTGAGAAAACCTTGAATGCCGTTTCACCTGTTAATGCAGATTCCTTAGAGACGGTTTTAAATGCCGATACTCGTGCAAGAAAAATAGCGCATGAGTTTATTTGCTCTCCCTAA
- a CDS encoding RIP metalloprotease codes for MQAITSLGAFLLTLGVLVSFHEFGHFLAARLCGVKVLRFSIGFGKPLFTYRAKNKTEWMLSAIPLGGYVKLLDGRDRSQKIAVEDLSNSFDQKPLWQRSLIVAAGPFANFFLAITLFALIYISGVPQLPAVLQSPPENSVAAKLGVTEGDKVIGWQTLGQESVPISGEFEPVPSWNALRWTLMDALTGEYGFALELKASDGSKTVKTFKTQDLPKIHPEADAMSDLGLLPRKTPLSEWNELKFGPTRAWGYASHRVWLITKVSLRLMVGMFTGKTSIKQLGGPLSIADMAGRSAQVGWQPFLAFLALISISIGLLNLLPFPMLDGGQLLYDAWELVAGKRISISMQEQFQKVGFLLLISLSLLALFNDLQRYFSP; via the coding sequence TTGCAAGCAATAACTTCTCTTGGCGCTTTTTTATTAACTCTTGGTGTGTTGGTAAGCTTCCATGAGTTTGGTCACTTCTTAGCCGCTCGCTTGTGTGGGGTAAAGGTGCTTCGATTCTCTATTGGTTTCGGCAAGCCACTTTTTACTTATCGCGCAAAAAATAAAACGGAATGGATGTTATCTGCGATTCCTCTGGGCGGTTACGTTAAATTATTAGATGGTCGAGATCGCTCTCAGAAAATTGCTGTAGAGGATCTGTCTAACTCATTCGATCAAAAGCCTCTTTGGCAGCGCTCTTTAATTGTGGCGGCAGGACCATTTGCTAATTTTTTCTTAGCCATTACGCTGTTCGCTTTGATTTATATATCTGGAGTACCGCAACTACCAGCTGTCCTACAAAGCCCACCAGAAAATTCTGTGGCAGCAAAATTGGGCGTTACCGAGGGGGATAAGGTTATTGGATGGCAAACCCTAGGGCAGGAATCTGTGCCTATTTCTGGTGAATTTGAGCCGGTTCCCAGTTGGAATGCCTTGCGGTGGACTTTGATGGATGCTTTGACTGGGGAGTATGGTTTTGCTTTGGAGCTAAAAGCCTCGGATGGTAGTAAGACTGTTAAGACCTTCAAGACTCAGGATTTACCCAAAATTCACCCAGAAGCTGACGCGATGAGTGATTTGGGTCTTTTACCCCGAAAAACGCCTCTAAGCGAGTGGAATGAGCTGAAGTTTGGCCCTACTCGGGCGTGGGGCTATGCATCCCACAGGGTTTGGTTAATCACCAAGGTGTCTCTGAGGCTGATGGTGGGGATGTTCACCGGAAAAACATCCATAAAACAGCTTGGGGGCCCCTTAAGTATTGCCGATATGGCGGGCAGGTCTGCTCAGGTTGGGTGGCAACCTTTTTTGGCATTTTTGGCATTAATCAGTATCAGTATTGGGTTGCTAAATTTACTGCCATTCCCCATGCTTGATGGGGGTCAGCTCCTGTATGATGCATGGGAGTTGGTTGCTGGAAAGCGGATTTCGATTTCAATGCAAGAACAGTTCCAAAAAGTGGGCTTTTTATTGTTGATATCACTATCGCTACTGGCCTTGTTTAACGATTTACAACGCTATTTTTCGCCTTGA